The following proteins come from a genomic window of Burkholderia stabilis:
- a CDS encoding SCO family protein: MQSSRQGPAAAPISPAARKRGRWMLVLLGLVCAAPMLASYFTYYVIKPKGGSTNYGTLIEPQRPIPANLQVTDETGKTVPLSSLRGVWLFVMTDRSACDEACAKKLYFMRQIRVTQAGERHRITMVWLRSDAGAMPQKVLDAYPDTRRLVADPAAVAAWLPADAGTQDSDHIYMVDPNGNLMMRFPKDPNPSKIKSDVTKLLKWSSIG, from the coding sequence ATGCAATCTTCCCGTCAAGGTCCGGCCGCTGCGCCGATCTCGCCCGCGGCCCGCAAGCGCGGCCGCTGGATGCTCGTGCTGCTGGGGCTCGTGTGCGCCGCACCGATGCTCGCGTCGTACTTCACCTATTACGTGATCAAGCCGAAGGGCGGGTCGACGAACTACGGCACGCTGATCGAGCCGCAGCGCCCGATCCCGGCGAATCTGCAGGTGACCGACGAAACCGGCAAGACCGTGCCGCTGTCGTCGCTGCGCGGCGTGTGGCTGTTCGTGATGACGGACCGCAGCGCGTGCGATGAAGCATGCGCGAAGAAACTCTATTTCATGCGCCAGATCCGCGTCACGCAGGCGGGCGAGCGGCACCGCATCACGATGGTGTGGCTGCGCAGCGATGCGGGTGCGATGCCGCAGAAGGTGCTGGACGCCTATCCGGACACGCGCCGGCTCGTCGCCGATCCGGCCGCGGTTGCCGCATGGCTGCCGGCCGACGCCGGCACGCAGGACAGCGACCACATCTACATGGTCGACCCGAACGGCAACCTGATGATGCGTTTCCCGAAAGACCCGAATCCCAGCAAGATCAAGTCGGACGTGACGAAGCTGCTGAAGTGGTCGAGCATCGGTTAA
- a CDS encoding COX15/CtaA family protein: protein MSYLLQLGLIGACIALLPLSYVWVKADDNKFRKLVWITTFLTLDLVMFGGFTRLTDSGLGCPDWPGCYGTSSPFIAHAAITAAHQAMPTGPVSMTKAWIEMIHRYFAMAIGVLIIAQVVIAWTARLRRRPLHVSPWWPTSLLVLILVQGAFGAWTVTMKLQPVIVTIHLLLGLTLLGTLGWLAARQTPLPSHDPEAGRYRAAALAALVLLVVQIALGGWVSTNYAVLACTDFPTCNGQWIPPMDFQHGFHLWRALGMTKDGDAITQDALVAIHWTHRTFAFVVVAYLVAFALKMRRFESLRRPANGVLLVVLLQFVTGLTNIVLQWPLPVAVAHNGGAAILLLLVVMLNFRILSSRPGRVAQPARDAAPA from the coding sequence ATGTCGTATCTACTGCAACTCGGCCTGATCGGCGCCTGCATCGCGCTGCTGCCGCTGTCGTACGTGTGGGTGAAGGCCGACGACAACAAGTTCCGCAAGCTGGTGTGGATCACCACGTTCCTGACCCTCGACCTCGTGATGTTCGGCGGCTTTACGCGGCTGACCGATTCGGGGCTCGGGTGTCCCGACTGGCCCGGCTGCTACGGCACGTCGTCGCCGTTCATCGCGCATGCCGCGATCACGGCCGCGCACCAGGCGATGCCGACGGGGCCCGTCAGCATGACGAAGGCGTGGATCGAGATGATTCACCGCTATTTCGCGATGGCGATCGGCGTGCTGATCATCGCGCAGGTCGTGATCGCATGGACCGCGCGGCTGCGCCGCCGCCCGCTGCACGTGTCGCCGTGGTGGCCGACGAGCCTGCTGGTGCTGATTCTCGTGCAGGGCGCGTTCGGCGCGTGGACGGTCACGATGAAGCTGCAGCCGGTGATCGTCACGATTCACCTGCTGCTCGGCCTCACGCTGCTCGGCACGCTCGGCTGGCTCGCGGCGCGGCAGACGCCGCTGCCGTCGCATGACCCGGAGGCCGGCCGCTACCGCGCGGCCGCGCTTGCGGCGCTCGTGCTGCTCGTCGTCCAGATCGCGCTCGGCGGCTGGGTGAGCACCAACTACGCGGTGCTCGCATGCACCGACTTCCCGACCTGCAACGGCCAGTGGATTCCGCCGATGGACTTCCAGCACGGCTTCCACCTGTGGCGCGCGCTCGGGATGACGAAGGACGGCGACGCGATCACGCAGGATGCGCTGGTCGCGATCCACTGGACGCACCGCACGTTCGCGTTCGTCGTGGTCGCGTACCTGGTCGCGTTCGCGCTGAAGATGCGCCGCTTCGAATCGCTGCGGCGGCCCGCGAACGGCGTGCTGCTGGTCGTGCTGCTGCAGTTCGTGACGGGCCTGACCAACATCGTGCTGCAGTGGCCGCTGCCGGTCGCCGTCGCCCACAACGGCGGCGCCGCGATCCTGCTGCTGCTCGTCGTCATGTTAAACTTTCGCATCCTTTCAAGCCGCCCCGGCCGTGTCGCGCAGCCCGCGCGCGACGCCGCCCCGGCGTGA
- the cyoE gene encoding heme o synthase: MQSTLSQSPGSRFSQYMALTKPRVTQLAVFCAVIGMFLATPGMVPWHVLIGGTVGIWLLAGAAFAINCLVEQKIDAMMRRTAWRPSARGEITTPQILVFSAVLGGAGAWTLYTFTNPLTMWLTIATFVGYAVIYTLLLKPMTPQNIVIGGASGAMPPALGWAAVTGAVPGDAWILVLIIFVWTPPHFWVLALYRRKDYETAGLPMLPVTHGEKFTRLHILLYTVILFAVTLMPFISGMSGVVYLTSAVLLGAVFLAYAWKIYRDYSDELARKAFRYSIVYLSLLFAALLVDHYARPLLGV; the protein is encoded by the coding sequence ATGCAAAGCACCCTCTCCCAATCGCCCGGTAGCCGGTTTTCCCAGTACATGGCGCTGACGAAGCCGCGTGTCACGCAGCTCGCGGTGTTCTGCGCGGTGATCGGCATGTTCCTCGCGACGCCGGGCATGGTGCCGTGGCACGTGCTGATCGGCGGCACGGTCGGCATCTGGCTGCTGGCCGGCGCCGCGTTCGCGATCAACTGCCTCGTCGAACAGAAGATCGACGCGATGATGCGTCGTACCGCATGGCGCCCGTCCGCGCGCGGCGAGATCACGACGCCGCAGATCCTGGTGTTCTCGGCCGTGCTCGGCGGCGCGGGTGCCTGGACCCTCTATACGTTCACGAACCCGCTGACGATGTGGCTGACGATCGCGACGTTCGTCGGCTACGCGGTGATCTATACGCTGCTGCTCAAGCCGATGACGCCGCAGAACATCGTGATCGGCGGTGCGTCGGGCGCGATGCCGCCGGCGCTCGGGTGGGCCGCGGTCACCGGCGCGGTGCCGGGCGATGCGTGGATCCTCGTGCTGATCATCTTCGTGTGGACGCCGCCGCATTTCTGGGTGCTCGCGCTCTATCGCCGCAAGGATTACGAAACCGCGGGGCTGCCGATGCTGCCCGTCACGCACGGCGAGAAATTCACGCGGCTGCATATCCTGCTGTACACGGTGATCCTGTTCGCCGTCACGCTGATGCCGTTCATCTCCGGGATGAGCGGGGTTGTCTACCTGACGAGCGCGGTGCTGCTCGGCGCGGTGTTCCTCGCGTATGCGTGGAAGATCTACCGCGACTATTCGGACGAACTCGCCCGCAAGGCCTTCCGCTACTCGATCGTCTACCTGTCGCTGCTGTTCGCCGCGCTGCTCGTCGATCACTACGCACGCCCGCTGCTCGGCGTGTAA
- a CDS encoding SCO family protein, which translates to MLHSRFGRRARQGWMLACAFTAALLLAGCDNAPKFQNLDITGNTQFGSDFSLPDTTGKVRTLADFKGRAVVMFFGYTHCPDVCPTTMAELSEALKQLGPDAAKRVQVLFVTVDPERDTPALLGQYVPAFDPSFIGLRPADEAALKKVTKDFRVYYAKVPGKTPGSYTMDHTAASYVFDRDGKLRLFVRDGQGPGPWVHDLKLLVD; encoded by the coding sequence ATGCTCCATTCACGGTTCGGGCGCCGCGCGCGCCAAGGCTGGATGCTCGCGTGCGCATTCACGGCAGCGCTGCTGCTCGCCGGATGCGACAACGCGCCGAAATTCCAGAATCTCGACATCACCGGCAACACGCAATTCGGCAGCGACTTCTCGCTGCCCGATACGACCGGCAAGGTGCGCACGCTCGCCGACTTCAAGGGCCGTGCAGTCGTGATGTTCTTCGGCTATACGCACTGCCCGGACGTGTGTCCGACGACGATGGCCGAGCTGTCCGAGGCGCTGAAACAGCTCGGGCCCGATGCCGCGAAGCGCGTGCAGGTGCTGTTCGTCACCGTCGATCCGGAGCGCGACACGCCGGCGTTGCTCGGCCAGTACGTGCCGGCGTTCGATCCGTCGTTCATCGGCCTGCGGCCGGCCGACGAAGCCGCGCTGAAGAAGGTCACGAAGGATTTCCGCGTGTACTACGCGAAGGTGCCCGGCAAGACGCCCGGCAGCTACACGATGGATCACACGGCCGCGAGCTACGTGTTCGACCGCGACGGCAAGCTGCGCCTGTTCGTGCGCGACGGCCAGGGCCCCGGCCCGTGGGTCCACGACCTGAAGCTGCTGGTCGACTGA
- a CDS encoding YciI family protein, with amino-acid sequence MYVIDIHYTASLERIDDALERHRAYLQPLLDKGVFIAAGPKVPREGGVILAARIDRDELDAILKTDPFVTEGLATYRVTEFRITRAASGFNVPALP; translated from the coding sequence ATGTACGTCATCGACATCCACTACACCGCGTCGCTCGAGCGCATCGACGACGCGCTCGAACGCCACCGCGCGTATCTGCAGCCGCTGCTCGACAAGGGCGTCTTCATCGCGGCAGGGCCGAAGGTGCCGCGCGAAGGCGGCGTGATCCTCGCGGCGCGCATCGATCGCGACGAGCTGGACGCGATCCTGAAGACCGACCCGTTCGTCACCGAAGGGCTCGCCACGTATCGCGTGACGGAATTCCGGATCACGCGCGCCGCATCCGGCTTCAACGTGCCCGCGCTGCCGTAA
- a CDS encoding methyl-accepting chemotaxis protein, with the protein MSRMSLNRKLWLALALVWIGLLGVGAWSAYETRATMLAERKAGIANLVDSAAGIVKAYHALAQSGTLPEADAKRDALASLAAMRYGDSGYVFVMDSKPVVLMHPTLPKLVGTQVGDYLDPDGKPLFVTILNAAKATGSGFAEYRGRLPHSETAVPKISYVTRFTPWDWNISSGVFLKDIDTIYYRTLLGHLAVVFVIGFVISAAMLVIIRNVRGSLGGEPDEAAALATRIAQGDLTQPVPVRAGDRTSMMAAMRDMQARLQATIGGIRQSAESIASASREISAGNDDLSQRTEEQAASLEETAASMEQLTATVKQNADNARQASGLANSASDIARTGSDVVNRVIGTMGEIDDSSRKIADIIGVIEGIAFQTNILALNAAVEAARAGEQGRGFAVVAGEVRSLAQRSATAAKEIRELIVDSVERVRNGSTLVGQAGTTMGEILQAVARVTDIMGEIAAASEEQASGITQVGRAVTQMDQVTQQNAALVEEAAAAAASLQEQAARLRDAIGAFRVGDAGGQPSRRAGGRAVEPAFGAKAADEAAVA; encoded by the coding sequence ATGAGCAGAATGAGTTTGAACCGCAAGCTGTGGCTCGCGCTTGCGCTGGTATGGATCGGTCTCCTGGGCGTCGGCGCATGGAGCGCCTACGAGACGCGCGCGACGATGCTCGCCGAACGCAAGGCCGGCATCGCGAATCTCGTCGACTCGGCGGCCGGCATCGTGAAGGCGTATCACGCGCTCGCGCAGAGCGGCACGCTGCCCGAGGCCGACGCGAAGCGCGATGCGCTCGCGAGCCTCGCGGCGATGCGCTACGGCGATTCGGGCTACGTGTTCGTGATGGACTCGAAGCCGGTCGTGCTGATGCACCCGACGCTGCCGAAGCTGGTCGGCACGCAGGTCGGCGACTATCTCGATCCGGACGGCAAGCCGCTGTTCGTCACGATCCTGAACGCGGCGAAGGCGACCGGCAGCGGTTTCGCCGAGTATCGCGGGCGGCTGCCGCACAGCGAGACCGCCGTGCCGAAGATCAGCTATGTCACGCGTTTCACGCCGTGGGACTGGAACATCTCGAGCGGCGTCTTCCTGAAGGACATCGACACCATCTACTACCGGACGCTGCTCGGCCACCTCGCGGTCGTGTTCGTGATCGGCTTCGTGATCAGCGCGGCGATGCTGGTGATCATCCGCAACGTGCGCGGCAGCCTCGGCGGCGAGCCCGACGAAGCGGCCGCGCTCGCGACGCGCATCGCGCAGGGCGACCTGACGCAGCCGGTGCCGGTGCGCGCGGGCGACCGCACGAGCATGATGGCGGCGATGCGCGACATGCAGGCGCGGCTGCAGGCGACGATCGGCGGGATTCGCCAGTCGGCCGAATCGATCGCGTCGGCGAGCCGCGAGATCTCGGCCGGCAACGACGACCTGTCGCAGCGCACCGAGGAGCAGGCCGCGTCGCTGGAAGAAACGGCCGCGAGCATGGAGCAGCTGACCGCGACGGTGAAGCAGAACGCGGACAACGCGCGGCAGGCGAGCGGGCTCGCGAACAGCGCGTCGGACATCGCGCGTACCGGGAGCGACGTCGTGAACCGCGTGATCGGCACGATGGGCGAGATCGACGACAGCTCGCGCAAGATCGCCGACATCATCGGCGTGATCGAGGGCATCGCGTTCCAGACCAACATCCTCGCGTTGAACGCGGCGGTCGAGGCCGCCCGCGCGGGCGAGCAGGGCCGCGGCTTCGCGGTGGTCGCGGGCGAAGTGCGCTCGCTCGCGCAGCGCAGCGCGACGGCCGCGAAGGAGATCCGCGAGCTGATCGTCGACTCGGTCGAGCGCGTGCGCAACGGGTCGACGCTGGTCGGCCAGGCCGGCACGACGATGGGCGAGATCCTGCAGGCCGTCGCGCGCGTGACCGACATCATGGGCGAGATCGCGGCGGCATCCGAGGAGCAGGCGAGCGGCATTACGCAGGTCGGGCGCGCGGTCACGCAGATGGACCAGGTGACCCAGCAGAACGCGGCGCTCGTCGAGGAAGCCGCCGCAGCCGCCGCGTCGCTGCAGGAGCAGGCCGCGCGGCTGCGCGATGCGATCGGCGCGTTCCGGGTCGGCGATGCCGGCGGCCAGCCGTCGCGCCGGGCCGGCGGACGGGCGGTCGAACCCGCGTTCGGCGCGAAGGCGGCCGACGAAGCGGCGGTGGCGTGA
- a CDS encoding MetQ/NlpA family ABC transporter substrate-binding protein: protein MKRRSLLKVFSVLATGAALTLSAGAHAEDKVIKVGTVAGPDSEVWQLVQKVAKEKEGLNVKVIEFNDYVQPNAALDSGDLDANSFQHQPYLDSQVKQRGYKLVSAGLTYISPMGVYSKKFKSLKDLPQGAKLAVPNDPSNENRALLLLQTQGVIKLKSGAGTGGNNATVLDIAENPKKLKISELDAAQLPRVLSDVDAAVINTNYAIAANLQPTKDAIALESLTSPYANLIAVRSKDKDQPWVKKLVKAYQSPEVKEFIKKQFKGSMVASF, encoded by the coding sequence ATGAAGCGTCGCAGTCTCCTGAAGGTATTTTCCGTGCTGGCCACCGGCGCAGCGCTGACGCTGTCGGCGGGCGCGCACGCCGAGGACAAGGTCATCAAGGTCGGCACGGTCGCCGGCCCGGATTCGGAAGTGTGGCAACTCGTGCAGAAGGTCGCGAAGGAGAAGGAAGGCCTGAACGTGAAGGTCATCGAGTTCAACGACTACGTGCAGCCGAACGCGGCGCTCGATTCGGGCGACCTCGACGCGAACAGCTTCCAGCACCAGCCCTACCTGGACAGCCAGGTGAAGCAGCGCGGCTACAAGCTCGTCAGCGCCGGCCTGACCTACATCTCGCCGATGGGCGTGTACTCGAAGAAGTTCAAGTCGCTGAAGGACCTGCCGCAAGGCGCGAAGCTCGCGGTGCCGAACGATCCGTCGAACGAGAACCGCGCGCTGCTGCTGCTGCAGACGCAAGGCGTGATCAAGCTGAAGTCGGGCGCCGGCACGGGCGGCAACAACGCGACGGTGCTCGACATCGCCGAGAACCCGAAGAAGCTGAAGATCTCCGAGCTCGACGCCGCGCAATTGCCGCGCGTGCTGTCGGACGTCGACGCGGCCGTGATCAACACGAACTACGCGATCGCCGCGAACCTGCAGCCGACCAAGGACGCAATCGCGCTCGAATCGCTGACGAGCCCGTACGCGAACCTGATCGCCGTGCGCTCGAAGGACAAGGATCAGCCGTGGGTGAAGAAGCTGGTCAAGGCGTACCAGTCGCCGGAAGTGAAGGAATTCATCAAGAAGCAGTTCAAGGGCTCGATGGTCGCGTCGTTCTGA
- a CDS encoding VF_A0006 family four-cysteine protein — protein sequence MKRGLRAIAFASAALTMPGAAFALTDGSAQYDDCMLNALRESRNGAAAQLIQRSCDALYRNNAMLLPRERRFHECVVQSLPGVRDNYAIQQIMSICSRRGEM from the coding sequence ATGAAACGGGGGCTCCGTGCAATCGCATTCGCGTCCGCTGCGCTGACGATGCCGGGTGCGGCGTTCGCGCTGACCGACGGCAGCGCGCAATACGACGACTGCATGCTCAACGCGCTGCGCGAAAGCCGCAACGGCGCGGCGGCACAACTGATCCAGCGGTCCTGCGACGCGCTGTACCGCAACAACGCGATGCTGCTGCCGCGCGAGCGGCGCTTTCATGAATGCGTCGTGCAGTCGCTGCCCGGCGTGCGGGACAACTACGCGATCCAGCAGATCATGTCGATCTGCTCGCGGCGCGGCGAGATGTGA
- a CDS encoding ABC transporter substrate-binding protein: MKFKTFAIRSITAGVAALVLAGAAHAQTVKVLSIVDHPALDAIRDGVRAELKAEGYGDDKLKWEYQSAQGNTGTAAQIARKFIGDQPDVIVAIATPAAQAVVASTKSVPVVYSGVTDPVAAQLVKGWGPSGTNVTGVSDKLPLDRQVALIKRVVPNAKTVGMVYNPGEANSVVVVKELKEILAKQGMTLKEAAAPRTVDIGPAAKSLIGKVDVIYTNTDNNVVSAYEALVKVANEAKIPLVAGDTDSVKRGGIAALGINYGDLGRQTGKVVARILKGEKPGAIASETSSNLELFVNTGAAAKQGTTLSPDLVKEAKTVIK, from the coding sequence ATGAAGTTCAAGACTTTCGCGATCCGTTCGATCACGGCCGGCGTGGCCGCACTCGTGCTGGCAGGCGCCGCGCACGCGCAGACCGTCAAGGTGCTGTCGATCGTCGACCATCCTGCGCTCGATGCGATCCGCGACGGCGTACGCGCCGAGCTGAAGGCGGAAGGTTACGGCGACGACAAGCTCAAGTGGGAATACCAGAGCGCGCAGGGCAATACGGGCACGGCCGCGCAGATCGCGCGCAAGTTCATCGGCGACCAGCCCGACGTGATCGTCGCGATCGCGACGCCGGCCGCTCAGGCGGTCGTCGCGTCGACGAAGAGCGTGCCGGTCGTCTATTCGGGCGTCACCGATCCGGTCGCCGCGCAGCTCGTGAAGGGCTGGGGCCCGTCGGGCACCAACGTGACGGGCGTGTCCGACAAGCTGCCGCTCGATCGCCAGGTCGCGCTGATCAAGCGCGTCGTGCCGAATGCGAAGACGGTCGGCATGGTCTACAACCCGGGCGAGGCGAACTCGGTCGTCGTCGTGAAGGAGCTCAAGGAGATCCTCGCGAAGCAGGGGATGACGCTGAAGGAAGCGGCCGCGCCGCGCACCGTCGACATCGGCCCGGCCGCGAAGAGCCTGATCGGCAAGGTCGACGTGATCTACACGAACACCGACAACAACGTCGTGTCCGCGTACGAAGCGCTCGTGAAGGTCGCGAACGAAGCGAAGATTCCGCTCGTCGCCGGCGACACCGACAGCGTGAAGCGCGGCGGCATCGCGGCGCTCGGCATCAACTACGGCGACCTCGGCCGCCAGACGGGCAAGGTCGTCGCGCGCATCCTGAAGGGCGAGAAGCCGGGCGCGATCGCGTCGGAGACGAGCAGCAACCTCGAGCTGTTCGTGAACACGGGCGCGGCCGCGAAGCAGGGCACGACGCTGTCGCCGGATCTCGTGAAGGAAGCGAAGACGGTCATCAAGTAA
- a CDS encoding ABC transporter permease — translation MSLFSFMGALEIGLIFSLVALGVLISFRILNFPDLTVDGSFPLGGAVAATLISAGYDPFSSTCIAIVAGAVAGFITGWLNVRLKIMDLLASILMMIALYSVNLRIMGRPNVPLITEPTIFTVLQPDWMPDYMLRPALLAIVVVVAKLGLDWFFSSQLGLAMRATGANPRMARAQGIATGRATLAGMALSNALVALAGALFAQTQGGADISMGIGTIVIGLAAVIIGETLLPARRLVLTTLAVVLGAIVYRFFIALALNSEFIGLKAQDLNLVTAALVTIALVLPATRKKLFARKNGGA, via the coding sequence ATGTCTCTGTTCTCGTTTATGGGCGCCCTGGAGATCGGACTGATCTTCAGTCTCGTCGCCCTCGGGGTGCTGATCTCGTTTCGCATCCTCAACTTCCCCGACCTCACCGTCGACGGCAGTTTTCCGCTCGGCGGCGCCGTTGCCGCGACGCTGATCTCGGCCGGCTACGACCCGTTCAGCTCGACCTGCATCGCGATCGTCGCGGGCGCGGTGGCCGGCTTCATCACGGGCTGGCTCAACGTACGCCTGAAGATCATGGATCTGCTCGCCAGCATCCTGATGATGATCGCGCTGTATTCGGTGAACCTGCGGATCATGGGGCGGCCGAACGTGCCGCTCATCACCGAGCCGACGATCTTCACCGTGCTGCAGCCCGACTGGATGCCCGACTACATGCTGCGCCCGGCGCTGCTCGCGATCGTCGTCGTGGTCGCGAAGCTCGGCCTCGACTGGTTCTTCTCGTCGCAGCTCGGCCTCGCGATGCGCGCGACCGGCGCGAACCCGCGGATGGCGCGTGCGCAAGGCATCGCGACCGGCCGCGCGACGCTCGCCGGGATGGCGCTGTCGAACGCGCTCGTTGCGCTCGCAGGCGCCTTGTTCGCGCAGACGCAGGGCGGCGCGGACATCTCGATGGGGATCGGCACGATCGTGATCGGGCTGGCCGCCGTGATCATCGGCGAGACGCTGCTGCCCGCGCGCCGGCTCGTGCTGACGACGCTCGCCGTCGTGCTCGGTGCGATCGTCTACCGCTTCTTCATCGCGCTCGCGCTGAACAGCGAATTCATCGGCCTGAAGGCGCAGGATCTGAACCTCGTGACGGCCGCGCTCGTCACGATCGCGCTGGTGCTGCCGGCGACGCGCAAGAAGCTGTTCGCGCGCAAGAACGGAGGGGCATGA
- a CDS encoding ABC transporter ATP-binding protein, whose amino-acid sequence MLSAQDLKLTFNPGTPIETRALRGLSLEIPDGQFVAVIGSNGAGKSTFLNAVSGDQRVDSGRISIDGADVTRQPAWDRAHLVARVFQDPMAGTCEALTIEENMALATARGVRRGFRAALDRPSRELFRDKLRLLNLGLENRLTDRIGLLSGGQRQAVSLLMASLRPSRILLLDEHTAALDPKTAAFVLELTARIVAESKLTTMMVTHSMRQALDYGDRTVMLHQGQVVLDVSGDARRGLDVPDLLQMFEKVRHEQLDDDALLLG is encoded by the coding sequence ATGCTGTCCGCACAAGACCTGAAACTCACGTTCAATCCCGGCACGCCGATCGAGACGCGCGCACTGCGCGGGCTGTCGCTCGAGATTCCCGACGGCCAGTTCGTCGCGGTGATCGGCTCGAACGGCGCCGGCAAGTCGACTTTCCTGAATGCGGTCAGCGGCGACCAGCGCGTCGATTCGGGGCGGATCTCGATCGACGGCGCGGACGTCACGCGTCAGCCGGCGTGGGACCGCGCGCACCTCGTTGCGCGCGTGTTCCAGGATCCGATGGCCGGCACCTGCGAGGCGCTGACGATCGAGGAGAACATGGCGCTCGCGACGGCGCGCGGCGTGCGGCGCGGCTTCCGGGCCGCACTCGACCGGCCGTCGCGCGAGCTGTTCCGCGACAAGCTGCGGCTCCTGAACCTCGGCCTGGAAAACCGGCTGACCGACCGGATCGGGCTGCTGTCGGGCGGCCAGCGGCAGGCCGTGAGCCTGCTGATGGCGTCGCTGCGGCCGTCGCGGATCCTGCTGCTCGACGAGCACACGGCCGCGCTCGACCCGAAGACGGCCGCGTTCGTGCTGGAGCTGACCGCACGCATCGTCGCCGAGAGCAAGCTGACGACGATGATGGTCACGCACAGCATGCGGCAGGCGCTCGACTACGGCGACCGCACGGTGATGCTGCACCAGGGGCAGGTCGTGCTCGACGTGTCGGGCGACGCGCGCCGCGGGCTCGACGTGCCGGATCTGCTGCAGATGTTCGAGAAGGTGCGTCACGAGCAGCTCGACGACGACGCGTTGCTGCTCGGTTGA
- the imuA gene encoding translesion DNA synthesis-associated protein ImuA, with protein MLASSISPESLHPSLWRGSQLARGGPRTVETGFAPLSTELPGGGWPIGGLVELLAAQPGCGEMRLLAPALARTVSARRPLALVAPPQSPHATALASLGVPADALLWLRAGSRTDALWAAEQALKTGCCGALLLWQDARPDALRRLHLAAARTGDTLFVMLRPLSAARQPSPAVLRVALYPVPGGVSLDIVKRRGPARGEPLVLDLPSPIVESRYARLARHPSAAPAARRVRPAAV; from the coding sequence ATGCTCGCATCCTCCATTTCTCCCGAATCCCTTCATCCGTCCCTTTGGCGCGGCTCCCAGCTCGCGCGCGGCGGCCCGCGCACGGTCGAGACCGGCTTTGCGCCGCTGTCTACCGAGCTGCCGGGCGGCGGCTGGCCGATCGGCGGGCTCGTCGAACTGCTGGCCGCGCAGCCTGGCTGCGGCGAGATGCGGCTGCTCGCGCCTGCGCTCGCACGCACCGTCAGCGCGCGGCGCCCGCTCGCGCTCGTCGCGCCGCCGCAATCGCCGCATGCGACCGCGCTCGCCAGTCTCGGCGTGCCGGCCGATGCGCTGCTGTGGCTGCGCGCCGGTAGCCGCACCGATGCGTTGTGGGCCGCCGAGCAGGCGCTCAAGACCGGCTGTTGCGGCGCGCTGCTGCTCTGGCAGGACGCGCGGCCCGACGCACTGCGGCGCTTGCATCTCGCGGCCGCGCGCACGGGCGACACGCTGTTCGTGATGCTGCGCCCGCTGTCGGCCGCACGGCAGCCGTCGCCGGCCGTGCTGCGCGTTGCGCTGTATCCCGTGCCGGGCGGCGTGTCGCTCGATATCGTCAAGCGTCGCGGGCCCGCGCGCGGCGAGCCGCTCGTGCTCGACCTGCCGTCGCCCATCGTGGAGAGCCGCTATGCGCGTCTTGCTCGGCATCCATCTGCCGCGCCTGCCGCTCGACGTGTGCGCCCCGCCGCCGTCTGA